The following coding sequences lie in one Heyndrickxia oleronia genomic window:
- a CDS encoding MBL fold metallo-hydrolase produces the protein MKWQRVPLGPLETNCYLFVGDQQECIIIDPGDEGAKLHSIINKQKLKPIAILLTHAHFDHIGAVDQMRDVFHIPVYIHKKEADWLNNPHLNGSQMFMMGNAVQQKPADYIIHQEDTLTIGEFTIELFETPGHSPGSLSYYIKDLSTVFAGDTLFLGSIGRTDLPGGNHQQLLTSIKQKLLVLPDDTMVLPGHGAETTIGNEKRMNPFLAE, from the coding sequence ATGAAATGGCAAAGAGTTCCATTAGGACCATTAGAAACGAACTGTTATTTATTTGTAGGTGATCAACAGGAATGTATTATTATTGACCCAGGTGATGAAGGAGCAAAGCTCCATTCAATTATTAATAAGCAAAAGCTTAAACCAATCGCTATCTTATTAACCCATGCCCATTTTGATCATATAGGTGCAGTAGACCAAATGAGAGATGTCTTCCATATCCCTGTTTATATTCACAAAAAGGAAGCTGACTGGTTAAATAACCCTCACTTAAATGGGTCACAGATGTTTATGATGGGGAATGCAGTTCAGCAAAAACCAGCGGATTATATTATTCATCAAGAAGATACATTGACCATTGGTGAATTTACCATTGAACTTTTTGAAACACCTGGTCATTCACCCGGCAGTCTTTCATATTATATAAAGGATTTATCTACCGTTTTTGCAGGAGATACCTTGTTTTTAGGGAGTATTGGTCGTACCGATCTTCCAGGCGGAAATCATCAACAATTATTAACAAGTATTAAACAAAAATTATTAGTACTACCTGATGATACGATGGTTTTGCCGGGACACGGGGCAGAAACAACTATCGGGAATGAAAAACGAATGAATCCTTTCTTAGCAGAATAA
- a CDS encoding DUF2626 domain-containing protein, with product MDRMYRVLGFWTAIFAVMLYLGDLNTLALLFLGQTVFFVLLSYLKLSERMYMYIFGAYLTIFFAGFTYYTTFILVPGVEH from the coding sequence ATGGATCGCATGTACAGAGTATTAGGATTTTGGACAGCAATTTTTGCAGTCATGCTTTATCTTGGGGATTTAAACACACTTGCATTATTATTCCTTGGTCAAACCGTATTCTTTGTTCTACTAAGTTATTTGAAATTATCTGAACGTATGTATATGTATATTTTTGGGGCGTACCTTACAATCTTCTTCGCTGGTTTTACATACTATACAACATTCATATTAGTACCAGGTGTAGAACATTAA
- a CDS encoding LTA synthase family protein, with protein sequence MIKFKKMNILFPVIGAIALWIKTYLIYKTAFQIKIENWMQEFILFINPASFLLFVFGLSLFFKSEKVRIRYIVLMSVFLSLIIYANVVFYRFFTDFLTLPVLFQTSNFSDLGDSAVAEIHWWDFVYFIDVIILMLLVKFKPSLVTFKQTNRINRRAYFLVTGAVLLLNLGLAEAQRPQLLSRTFDREILVKNIGSFNYHLYDIFLQSKTSAQKALADGSNLIDIENYVRANYAKPNEKLFGIAKGRNVIVISLESTQSFVINSKVNGQVITPFLNEFIQDSYYFDQFYHQTGQGKTSDSEFLVENSLFPLNRGAVFFTHASNEYNSLAEKLNQNGYFTAGMHANNKSFWNRDIMYKSLGYQRFYSSTSYSITDENSVGWGMKDIPFFEQSVDLMKNMPTPFYAKMLTLTNHHPFILNESDKLINEYTSSDKTVNRYFTTVRYQDEAIKKFIEKLKVAGLYDHSIIVMYGDHYGISENHHHSMGEYLGKEITPYVNLDLQRVPFIIHIPGVTDNGRGKVLSEVGGQIDIRPTILHLLGVDTKKDIQFGKDLFSPDHLNFTVLRDGQFITDKYAWTANNCYLRDTGEVIDKSFCRDFQEKANMELDYSDKIIYGDLLRFYTSTVSDNL encoded by the coding sequence ATGATCAAATTTAAAAAGATGAATATTTTGTTTCCTGTTATTGGAGCAATAGCTCTTTGGATTAAGACCTACCTTATCTATAAGACAGCCTTCCAGATTAAGATTGAAAATTGGATGCAGGAATTTATACTATTTATAAATCCTGCAAGTTTTTTGTTGTTTGTATTTGGTTTGTCACTATTCTTTAAATCGGAAAAAGTACGAATACGCTATATTGTTCTGATGAGTGTATTTCTTTCTTTAATTATTTATGCGAATGTTGTCTTTTATCGTTTTTTTACCGACTTTTTAACACTGCCGGTTTTATTTCAAACAAGTAATTTTAGTGATTTAGGGGATAGTGCAGTAGCAGAGATTCATTGGTGGGATTTTGTTTACTTTATAGATGTGATAATTTTAATGCTTCTTGTTAAGTTCAAACCCAGCTTGGTGACTTTTAAGCAGACCAATAGAATCAACAGAAGGGCCTATTTTCTTGTAACAGGTGCAGTTTTGCTTTTAAATCTAGGATTAGCTGAAGCACAACGCCCACAGTTGCTTTCCCGAACGTTTGACAGGGAAATCTTAGTAAAAAATATTGGTTCCTTTAATTATCATTTATACGATATTTTCCTTCAATCAAAAACATCCGCACAAAAAGCTCTGGCAGATGGGAGCAACTTAATTGATATTGAGAATTATGTACGTGCAAATTATGCAAAGCCTAATGAAAAGCTTTTTGGAATAGCGAAAGGAAGAAATGTTATCGTTATTTCCCTAGAGTCAACACAAAGCTTTGTTATTAATTCCAAAGTGAATGGTCAAGTAATCACACCATTTTTGAATGAGTTTATTCAGGATAGCTATTATTTCGATCAGTTTTATCATCAAACAGGCCAAGGAAAAACCTCAGATTCAGAATTTTTAGTGGAAAACTCATTATTTCCATTAAATCGAGGAGCTGTATTTTTTACGCATGCAAGTAATGAATATAATTCTTTAGCTGAAAAATTAAACCAAAATGGCTATTTTACAGCAGGAATGCATGCAAATAATAAAAGCTTTTGGAACCGAGATATAATGTATAAATCTTTAGGTTATCAACGATTTTACTCCTCAACATCCTATTCTATCACTGATGAGAATTCTGTAGGCTGGGGAATGAAGGATATTCCTTTCTTTGAACAATCTGTTGACTTAATGAAGAATATGCCAACTCCGTTTTATGCAAAAATGCTTACATTAACCAATCATCATCCATTTATTTTGAATGAATCAGATAAGCTAATTAATGAATATACATCTAGTGATAAGACGGTGAATCGTTATTTCACCACTGTTCGCTATCAGGATGAAGCCATAAAAAAATTTATAGAAAAATTAAAAGTGGCAGGTTTATATGATCATTCGATCATCGTGATGTATGGTGATCATTACGGTATATCTGAAAACCATCATCATTCGATGGGGGAATATTTAGGGAAAGAAATTACCCCATATGTAAATTTAGATCTTCAAAGGGTTCCTTTCATTATCCATATACCTGGTGTTACTGATAACGGAAGAGGAAAGGTGCTATCCGAAGTAGGTGGCCAAATTGATATTCGACCAACCATACTTCATCTATTGGGAGTGGATACAAAAAAAGATATTCAATTTGGGAAAGATTTATTTTCTCCAGACCATCTTAATTTTACCGTTCTCCGAGATGGTCAATTTATAACTGACAAATATGCTTGGACAGCAAATAACTGTTATTTGCGAGACACTGGAGAAGTAATAGATAAAAGTTTTTGTCGTGATTTTCAAGAAAAAGCAAATATGGAGCTTGATTATTCTGATAAGATCATTTACGGAGATTTGCTAAGATTTTATACATCAACTGTAAGTGATAATCTATAA
- a CDS encoding DUF2759 domain-containing protein: MGTVIIFALVTLLAVFGTVSAFKNKNPLGIVFGVITLGVFGWFTVMTVIHSGYPATI, translated from the coding sequence ATGGGTACAGTCATCATTTTTGCTTTAGTAACATTACTTGCTGTATTTGGAACAGTTAGTGCCTTCAAAAATAAAAATCCATTAGGAATTGTTTTTGGCGTAATTACACTAGGTGTTTTTGGTTGGTTTACTGTAATGACAGTTATTCATTCAGGATACCCAGCAACAATATAA
- a CDS encoding YqgQ family protein: MKTFYDVQQLLKKFGIIIYVGNRNADIELMEMEVKELYKLGLIEKEIFQRAILVLRQEKNKNELW; this comes from the coding sequence TTGAAGACATTTTATGATGTACAACAATTATTAAAAAAATTTGGCATCATCATTTACGTAGGAAATCGAAATGCTGATATAGAATTAATGGAAATGGAAGTTAAAGAGTTATACAAATTAGGATTAATCGAGAAAGAAATATTTCAACGAGCAATCTTAGTTTTAAGACAAGAAAAAAATAAAAATGAATTATGGTAA
- a CDS encoding ROK family glucokinase, whose protein sequence is MEKQWIVGVDLGGTTTKLAFIHKNGDIIHKWEIDTDNTDAGKNILKNISESIVTQLGRLNVGKEILKGIGMGAPGAVNLEEGIIYEAVNLGWENNYPISRTLTQLTGLPVVIDNDANCAAQGEMWKGAGQGAKDIVCVTLGTGVGGGIITNGKIVQGIKGAAGEIGHITVIPENGAPCNCGKTGCLETIASATGISRLATEAIHAYENDSLLKDIYSENGKLSAKDVFDCVEEGDILANEIVNRVVFYLGIALANVGNVFNPEKIIIGGGVSRAGKTLLDPLIRYFQKFAFSTVAQSTRIDLATLGNDAGVIGAAWLIQGNVGKK, encoded by the coding sequence ATGGAAAAACAATGGATTGTAGGTGTGGATTTAGGAGGTACTACTACTAAACTAGCTTTTATTCACAAAAATGGGGATATTATACATAAGTGGGAAATTGATACAGATAATACCGATGCCGGAAAAAATATTTTAAAAAATATTTCTGAGTCAATTGTTACACAATTAGGTAGACTAAATGTAGGGAAAGAAATTCTTAAGGGAATTGGAATGGGCGCTCCTGGTGCAGTAAATTTAGAGGAAGGAATTATTTATGAAGCAGTCAATCTTGGCTGGGAAAATAATTATCCAATCTCTCGCACATTAACACAATTAACTGGACTGCCAGTAGTAATTGATAATGATGCAAATTGCGCAGCTCAAGGAGAAATGTGGAAAGGTGCTGGACAGGGCGCTAAAGATATCGTTTGTGTGACATTAGGAACAGGTGTTGGTGGTGGAATTATTACTAATGGAAAAATCGTTCAAGGTATCAAAGGAGCAGCTGGTGAAATCGGCCATATTACGGTTATCCCAGAGAATGGAGCTCCTTGTAATTGTGGGAAAACAGGTTGCCTAGAAACTATTGCTTCAGCAACAGGAATATCACGATTGGCTACTGAAGCTATTCATGCATATGAAAATGATTCATTATTGAAGGACATCTATTCTGAAAATGGAAAATTATCTGCTAAGGATGTATTTGACTGTGTAGAAGAAGGCGACATACTGGCAAATGAAATTGTAAATAGAGTTGTATTTTATTTAGGCATTGCATTGGCGAATGTAGGGAATGTATTTAATCCTGAAAAAATAATTATTGGTGGTGGCGTATCACGAGCAGGGAAAACATTATTAGATCCGTTAATTCGTTATTTTCAAAAATTTGCATTCTCAACTGTTGCTCAATCTACACGTATTGATTTAGCCACTTTAGGGAATGATGCAGGTGTAATTGGTGCTGCATGGCTAATTCAGGGGAATGTTGGAAAGAAATAA